One Halomonas sp. M4R1S46 genomic window carries:
- a CDS encoding metalloregulator ArsR/SmtB family transcription factor, which produces MSLDPLRLFKCLADETRLMLMLLIQREGELCVCEMTHALEESQPKVSRHLAQLRRCGLLEDRREGQWVYYAIAPDLPDWASRILAAGAEGGAARLDALQSRLGRMGHRPARRAALC; this is translated from the coding sequence ATGTCGCTGGATCCCCTCCGTCTCTTCAAGTGCCTGGCCGACGAGACCCGGTTGATGCTGATGCTGCTCATCCAGCGCGAGGGAGAGCTGTGCGTCTGCGAGATGACCCATGCCCTGGAGGAGTCGCAGCCCAAGGTATCGCGGCACCTGGCCCAACTGCGCCGCTGTGGCCTGCTCGAGGATCGTCGCGAGGGCCAGTGGGTCTACTATGCCATCGCCCCCGACCTGCCCGACTGGGCGTCGAGGATCCTGGCGGCCGGGGCGGAAGGCGGGGCCGCGCGCCTCGATGCGCTCCAGTCACGGCTCGGCCGCATGGGCCATCGCCCCGCGCGCCGCGCCGCCCTGTGCTGA
- the arsJ gene encoding organoarsenical effux MFS transporter ArsJ: MPDAGGIASRLRALPFEVRQYLLITGNYWAFTLTDGALRMLVVLHFHQLGYTPLEVALLFLFYEAFGVVTNLVGGWLGARLGLNRTMNVGLGLQIVALAMLMVPAAALTVPWVMGAQALSGIAKDLNKMSAKSAVKVLVPRDSPSAGSALYRWVAILTGSKNALKGGGFFLGGLLLTLIGFRGAVIVMAVMLVAVLTLSLSRLKADLGRVKHKPKFSEVLSRSRAINVLAAARLCLFASRDVWFVVALPVFLYDLHGWSHWTVGGLLAIWVIGYGGVQTQAPRLTGLVKGGARAVTAFWALALAGLPALLALLPLAEVGWLVAGLLAFGVLFAINSSWHSYLIVHYARADGVSMDVGFYYMANAMGRLAGTLLSGWVYQVQGLAACLWISAALVAASALMALALPREAAAR; encoded by the coding sequence ATGCCTGACGCAGGGGGAATCGCGAGTCGTCTGAGGGCACTGCCCTTCGAGGTGCGCCAGTACCTGCTGATCACCGGCAACTACTGGGCCTTCACCCTCACCGACGGCGCCCTGCGCATGCTGGTGGTGCTGCATTTCCACCAGTTGGGTTATACGCCGCTGGAGGTGGCGCTGCTGTTCCTCTTCTACGAGGCCTTCGGCGTGGTCACCAACCTGGTGGGGGGCTGGCTGGGCGCGCGCCTGGGCCTCAACCGCACCATGAACGTGGGGCTGGGGCTACAGATCGTCGCCCTGGCCATGTTGATGGTGCCCGCCGCGGCGCTGACCGTGCCCTGGGTGATGGGCGCCCAGGCGCTCTCCGGCATCGCCAAGGACCTCAACAAGATGAGCGCCAAGAGCGCGGTCAAGGTGCTGGTGCCCAGGGACAGCCCCAGCGCCGGTAGCGCGCTCTATCGCTGGGTGGCGATCCTCACCGGCTCCAAGAACGCGCTCAAGGGGGGCGGTTTCTTCCTCGGCGGCCTGCTGCTGACGCTGATCGGCTTCCGCGGCGCGGTGATCGTCATGGCGGTGATGCTGGTTGCGGTGCTCACGCTGTCGCTTTCGCGGCTCAAGGCCGACCTGGGCCGCGTCAAGCACAAGCCGAAGTTCTCCGAGGTGCTCTCCCGGTCGCGGGCCATCAACGTGCTCGCGGCGGCGCGGCTGTGCCTGTTCGCCTCCCGGGACGTGTGGTTCGTGGTGGCCCTGCCGGTGTTCCTGTATGACCTGCATGGCTGGAGCCACTGGACGGTGGGCGGTCTGCTGGCGATCTGGGTGATCGGCTACGGCGGGGTGCAGACCCAGGCGCCGCGCCTCACCGGCCTGGTCAAGGGCGGCGCGCGGGCCGTCACGGCGTTCTGGGCCCTGGCGCTGGCCGGCCTGCCGGCGCTACTGGCGCTGCTGCCGCTGGCCGAGGTGGGCTGGCTGGTGGCGGGGCTGCTGGCCTTCGGCGTGCTCTTCGCCATCAACTCCAGCTGGCACAGCTACCTGATCGTTCACTACGCGCGGGCCGACGGCGTCTCCATGGACGTGGGCTTCTACTACATGGCCAATGCCATGGGCCGGCTCGCCGGCACTCTGCTCTCCGGCTGGGTCTACCAGGTCCAGGGGCTGGCCGCCTGCCTGTGGATCTCCGCGGCCCTGGTGGCGGCCAGTGCGCTGATGGCCCTGGCGCTGCCGCGGGAGGCCGCCGCGCGCTGA